The following are encoded in a window of Strix aluco isolate bStrAlu1 chromosome 15, bStrAlu1.hap1, whole genome shotgun sequence genomic DNA:
- the MMD2 gene encoding monocyte to macrophage differentiation factor 2 — protein MFMSRVLDFQKTRYARFMNHRVPSNCRYQPTEYEHAANCATHAFWILPSILGSSILYILSDDQWETISAWIYGFGLSSLFIVSTIFHTISWKKRHLRTVEHCLHMFDRMVIYFFIAASYAPWLNLRELGPWASHMRWIIWIMASIGTVYVFFFHERYKLVELVCYVVMGFFPALVILSMPNRDGLPELVAGGLSYCLGMVFFKSDGRIPFAHAIWHLFVAIGAGIHYYAIWRYLYRPGALEAKTSR, from the exons GTTCATGAATCACCGTGTCCCATCCAACTGCAGGTACCAGCCGACGGAGTACGAGCATGCGGCGAACTGTGCCACCCATGCA tTCTGGATCCTGCCCAGCATTCTTGGCAGCTCCATCCTCTACATCCTCTCCGATGACCAGTGGGAAACCATCTCAGCCTGGATCTATGGCTTTGGCTTGTCCAGCCTCTTCATTGTCTCCACCATCTTCCACACCATCTCCTGGAAGAAGAGGCATCTCAG GACTGTGGAGCACTGCTTGCACATGTTTGACAGGATGGTGATCTACTTCTTCATCGCGGCATCGTACGCTCCCTG GTTGAACCTGAGGGAGTTGGGTCCATGGGCGTCTCACATGCGCTGGATCATCTGGATCATGGCATCTATCGGGACTGTCTACGTTTTCTTCTTCCATGAGCG GTACAAGCTGGTGGAGCTGGTGTGCTACGTTGTCATGGGCTTCTTCCCTGCCTTGGTCATTCTCTCCATG CCCAACAGGGATGGCCTCCCGGAGCTGGTGGCCGGCGGACTCTCCTACTGCCTGGGCATGGTCTTCTTCAAAAGCGACGGCCGCATCCCCTTCGCCCATGCCATCTGGCACCTCTTCGTGGCCATCGGAGCTGGCATCCACTACTACGCCATTTGGAGGTACCTCTACCGGCCCGGTGCGCTGGAGGCTAAAACATCCCGGTAG